A window of Chelmon rostratus isolate fCheRos1 chromosome 18, fCheRos1.pri, whole genome shotgun sequence genomic DNA:
ggtgtgtttatgtgatttCATTATCTAACCAGACTCTCACAGCCAGTCTTTCAAATGCCTGCATGAGGAGTGACTTTAAATTAactctttttattctttctcttttcaaatAAATACTGTCAAATTCTGCAAGAACATCTTGCAATatcgtgtgttttgtgtatggTGTGTAAATCTGCTGCAATAAGCCCAGATATTCACAAGTAGATACTCTGAAATCACATGAAGAGTTGATCAAACATATTGTACGAGCCTTTATTATTACATAAAATTATTGACCACTTTAATTCCACATTTcagctttcaaaataagaagTCTATGCAGTTTTGAGTCAGAAAAAtcaccttgaaatatttttctagAAACAATCAAGCAGTCTCCTCTAACATAACAATAGAAGACAACATAAATCAGTCTGTGTTTCACCTTAATTTGTAATCTAAATCATACAAGACATGATGCAAAAGTACAGGCTGCAGAGACTAATGACATGCATAATCTTTATTTGCACTCCAAAGAATAGATCAAAGCAGTTTTGAGTCAGAAAAAtcaccttgaaatatttttctagATATGATCATTTTGAAAGCTGATCTGaaccagctgtaaaagaaagcataaataaatgggttGAGCATTGAGTTTGAGAGTGCAAGCCAGACGAGACTTTCAATCACAGcaaatgacactgacacatgattcaaaagctgaaaggaaaaacagagaaagaaaggagaccagcacatcagaaacactcCCATAACAGTTGCCAGAGTTTTAgtggcttttctctccatcttactgGCAGTGGCTCCAGACTTTGTTCCCTGGATGCTGCGTACCTGTTTCTGTGCAACAAGGAAAATCTTCAGGTAGATACAGAGCATTAAAATCACTGGGAGGTAAAATGTACAAAGAAGTCCCAAAATGATTGCAAGTTGAAGATCAATAGAACACTCTTCTTGACATTTATCTTGTTGAAATCCTGCCATTATGAGGCCAATTGTAACTACAACTGAAACACTCCAGCTCACCAGGATCATGatcacaacaacatgaacatttatctTCGTTCTATATGTCAGAGGGTGACACACTGCATAATATCTGTCAAtagaaatgcagcacaaattcaaaatggaagctgtgCACAGTATTATGTCAAAGCTCTCTCGTAttttgcaaaacacattttcagagaaCTCACATGAACTGACAGAGAATTCCATGTTGAAAGGAAAAAGTACAACCCCAACAAGCAGGTCAGCTACTGCcaaggaaaggatgagagagtttgtaggagtgtggagctgtttgaagtaaatgATGGAGATTATTACAAGAAGGTTTCCACATATTGTGACAGCAGACAATGAGCCgaggaaaacatacaataaaacacatactgtgGAAGGGGTACTTGTCCTCCTATAAGAAACATTATGTATTTCATAACAGGGATGTGAGCCAACATAAGTGTGCTCAGCAGTGACTTCTGGTGCCATGTTTCTGGGTTCCTGCAAATcagttttccattaaaaattaacaatatttaaaacagaaaaaatattctcattttaacctgtttttaaCCTGCATGAATGCAAAACTATAATAAGTTCtctaaatgtaaacacagattttcagtttttgtcacaCCTTTTCAATGCTGAAGGTAGTTCACACATCAGTGTAGATGGCGTTCTTCATGACTGTGCCACTGGACACAATCTTGATTTTTATCAACCCCTGTCTCATTTCCATAACACATACATTATCAGCAGTCCAATCAGATGTTGGACTCTTCATCCTGTTGACATTCGATGCCACAGCAGCATACTGTTGCTGTGGCATCGAATGCCCCCCATTTCACCCCCCAAATACTATTATTTATCctaatccatatccactgacaagactagcagcctcatctgacatctccctcactgtcttccttaaattttgcccctgcactcccagctcccttaacaaaacctctacaccccacttcaaccggacaaaccctggtcttccatcccctctgctcagattctgtctttaaatctgcatacttagtcttcttcctttcataagctgcctccactgaattttcccaagggactgttaactcaataaaaaaacacagtctttttactcatggaccataagacaatgtccggcctcagattactataaactatttcctggggcacaactagctttcctcccaagtcgacctgcatttgccaatcatcagcccctaccaggcagccacctacctgccttctccctgacttagcagctctatttttctccccctttcgaacaaactgcacatctaacctctcctttctagaacttccagaattcacctgcttccttctctcttcaatgcctgcggctaagcttctcagcacctgattatgccgccatgtataccttgtgataagctaattctacaatTCTCCCAGATATAAAaagttcaagattcaagattcaagagtctttattgtcattgcacatgccaatgaaattttcattgcaacccccatgttagatggtaagaaagataagactagaaagagtgaataaaattaagataactacaataaaataaaataaaccaacatgcaataaaaaaaatattcgtgaagcaattaaaaatataacagaatgaaaatatactttggcaataaaatatactaaacaataaacaataaaatatggaagtgaaatgtgcaaacagaataaaatatacaagcagaataaaatataaaatatacacagtgaaatgtaccgacagaataaaatatgccaatgaaactgaaatgtgctgatatactaaaatgtatataattatagtatatgtgtgtacataaaagtcaagtacacagaaggtgcaggtggaggtagaggtgtaggtgtaggtgtaaagtgcggtgtgcagtgttcacagttcacacagtctctcactccagtgaggggctgctgggggtgatagctctaacagctctggggaagaagctgtccctcagtctgttagtggtggtgcggatgttcctgtaccgctttcctgatggaagcggtacaaacagtctgtggcccgggtggctggggtccgtggcgatggatctcgccctctttctgacccgaccttcatatatagagtctaggtcagggagggggcagcccacgatgccctgtgcagttttaaccacccgtgccagttgtttcctctcctgtgccgtgcagctgccataccacactgtcacactgaggcagaggatgctttcaattgtggccctgtagaagttaacgagcaaccgagaggagagtccagcccgtttcagtttcctgaggaagaagagcctttgttgtgccttcttcaccaggcgggaggtgttcatggaccaggagaggtcagatgtgatgtggaggcccaggaacctgatgttgtccacacgctccaccacttctccgtccatgag
This region includes:
- the LOC121622370 gene encoding trace amine-associated receptor 1-like, with the translated sequence MAPEVTAEHTYVGSHPCYEIHNVSYRRTSTPSTVCVLLYVFLGSLSAVTICGNLLVIISIIYFKQLHTPTNSLILSLAVADLLVGVVLFPFNMEFSVSSCEFSENVFCKIRESFDIILCTASILNLCCISIDRYYAVCHPLTYRTKINVHVVVIMILVSWSVSVVVTIGLIMAGFQQDKCQEECSIDLQLAIILGLLCTFYLPVILMLCIYLKIFLVAQKQVRSIQGTKSGATASKMERKATKTLATVMGVFLMCWSPFFLCFSFQLLNHVSVSFAVIESLVWLALSNSMLNPFIYAFFYSWFRSAFKMIISRKIFQGDFSDSKLL